The Arthrobacter sp. OAP107 DNA segment TCCACCTGCAGCCGAACTTCGCACTCAACCAGCCGCTGTCCCCGTTCGCCCTGGCCGCGCTGGACCTGATGGATCCGGAATCCCCGTCCTACGCCGTCGATGTGGTCTCCGTCATTGAGGCCACGCTGGAGAAGCCGCGGCAGATCCTGTCTGCGCAGCAGAAGAAGGCGCGCGGCGAGGCCGTGGCCGCCATGAAGGCGGACGGCATCGAGTATGAGCAGCGGATGGCCATGCTCGACGAGGTCACCTATCCCCAGCCGCTCGCGGAAATCCTGGGCGAGGCGTTCGAGGTGTACCGGAAGGCTGCGCCGTGGGTGGGCGACTTTGAACTGGCCCCCAAGTCGGTGATCCGGGACATGTACGAACGCGCGATGAACTTCGGCGAGTTCGTGCAGTTCTACGGCCTTGCCCGCTCCGAGGGCATCGTGCTGCGGTACCTGGCGGACGGCTTCAAAGCGCTACGCCAGACGGTGCCGCAGGATGCGCTGCGGGAGGACCTCGAGGACCTGATCGCCTGGCTCGGCGAACTGGTGCGGCAGGTGGACTCGAGCCTGCTGGATGAGTGGGAGGAACTGACCTCCGGGGCCGCCCCGACGCCGCACGACGCGCCGCCTCCCCCGCCGCCGTCGCTCACGTCCAACATCCGGGCGTTCCGGGTCATGGTCCGGAACGAGATGTTCCGGCGCGTGGAGCTTTTTGCCGACGAGGACGCCGCTGCACTCGGAGAGCTCGACGGTGACGCCGGCTGGGATGCGGACCGCTGGGAAGACGTCCTGGACGACTACTTCGACGAGCACGACGACATCGGCACCGGCCCTGACGCCCGCGGCCCCGGACTGCTCATCATCACCGAAGAACCCGGCGTATGGAAGGTCCGGCAGATCTTCGACGACCCGGCGGGCAACCACGACTGGGGGATTTCCGCGGAGGTGGATCTGGCCGCCTCGGACGGGACCGGTACGGCAGTAGTCCGGGTGACCGGGGTGAACAGGCTCTAGCGGACAGTCTGGGGGCCGTACGATTTAGCCGGCCTGGCCCTTGCTGACCATTCAGGCTATTCGCCAAACTGAACCTCCGTGTGCCTTACCAAACAGCGGATGTCGTAAACGGACTTCGAGGGGAGTACATCAAAAGTCTCAGGACCAAGCTTGCCCGGTCGGAGGAGAACCGCTCCCCGGTGTCGGGGTCGAGCCACGGTGCAGGGTCCGGGTCGCCGGTCAGCTCCAGGACCGGCAGGGGCAGGGTGGGCGGCTGCCCGTCAAAAACAGGGAACAGGTCCGGCCTGGCGGCCGGGTCATGGTAGACCCGCCGCTTCCGTTCCCGCGTAATTTCGTACGGGCTGTGGCAGGTGTAGCCTGCCCAGTGCACAGGGCCCGGGCAGGGATCAGGGCCCGGCCGGGCATTTTGGCTTGTATCCGTGTGCGGAATTGGCTGGGTCAGGGGTGCTTGAGCTACCGGGTCCGGGTCCTGAAACGGCGGGGCGGACTTGACGTATTCCACCCACTGCCCGTTGACCTCAACGTAGAGCAGGTTCTGCTCGCCGCCCAGAAAATAGATGGTGACGTCCGCCTGTACATTCGCGGCGGGATCCGTCTGCACTGCGGGTGGCATGCTGCTGCCCGTCGTTATCTCATGCATCTGGCTGACCACGGTCGGTACCGGTTCCTTATGCTTGGCGGTGGCGGTACTCAGGAACGGGCGGGTTCCGGCGATGGAAGTTGCCAATTCCATGGGTCTGTCGTTTCCATCACCGTGACACGGCCCAGCAGTGCCGCCGCCTCAGCCTCGGCGGTGGTGCCCGAACCGAGGTAGCGCTCGATGCTGACGGGGCAATGGCCAAGCGCGCCGCCCTGTCCCCGGCGGCGGAAGTTGATGACCTGGCCGGTTCTGCCGCACCCGCAGGTGCCGGTTTCGACGTCGCCCATATCGTCGGTGAGGAGGAAACCGGGGTAGCTTGTGCTGAGGGCGTCCAGTATGGCGATGGTGCCGGTCTCCCCCGGGGCGAGCTCCTTGCCGCCCTGGCCAGGGTCCCGGATGGAGATGTAGCACCACGGCGGAACGTGCTTGCGATGCAGGTGGCATTCGACAGCGAGCATGTTCGACTCGATCATCCCGTACATGTCGCGCACGTTCTCCTCGCGCACGCCGAGCAAGTCGTGGCACCGCTGCCGAAAGCCTTCATCAGGGATGGCCTCGGCCGTGTGCCGTTTCCAGCCGCCGAGAGTGATGATCATGCTGTACGGGTCCATGCGCACATTGATCTCTTCCCGCTCAAGGAACCGGAGGAGCCGGCCGATGAGGAATGGCGGACTGACGATGTGGCGTGTCATGTGGCCCTTCCACCGGCGCAGGTGCTCCAGCGCCTCACCGGCGTCAAACGCCTCGTCGGCGACGAGATATGTGTGGTGGTCGAAGACGCTGTTCAGGAGGTTCAAGTCCTTGAGCAGTCCCATCTCGGAGGCTTCGGGGTCCGACGGGTTCAAGAAAAGTCCCGCGCCTCCGGACAGGCTGAAGAACTCCCGGTAGGTCCCGGTCAGGCCGACCAGCGCCCGGGTCAATGTCTCGCTGTTGCGGGGGGCGACGGACTGGACACCGCGGGTTCCGCTGGAGCGGGTTTCGGTCTCGACGTCGGCCAGGGAGCAGGTGAGCAGCACCTGGGCGTCGGGACGCTTGAACATGGCGACCGGCAACAGAGGGAGGTCTTGCAGGTCCCTGATGTCATTGATCGCGGCGGGATCGACTCCCAACGCGTCACATTGGGCACGGTAGAAGCCGTTTCCGGCTTGGTGGTAGATCGCGGCGTCCCGCACGACGTCGGTGACCGACCGTGCCCAGCCATCAGGCGACTGGACGTGCGCTTTGGACACATCCCCCAGCATCTGCAGTAACGAGAGCATTGTGTCACTCCTCATTGAGTGCGAATTGATGCCCGGATGGGCACGAATTGATGGGACTGGATTGGCAGCACGCGCGCGCTGGCAGCCTAGTCATCGGTGGTCTTGGGATTGCTCCTCATTGCGTCATCTCTTCCTTCCTTGCGCCAGCGGGCGGTCACCTTCGGAGTCTCCGTTACAGGGGAACCCTTCCGAATGCCTGCCGTACGTCATCCAGCCGGTCGGCCACTGCGACCCTGCCCCGGCTCGGGGAGCCCGCCGCCTTGATCTCGCGGCCGGTGACCAGCACGACGACGGTCTCATTGCGGTTCACCAACCCCTCACGCAGAGCACTCCGCAAGCCCGCCAGCGACGCGGCGCCGGCCGGCTCCGCACCGACCCCCGCCGTCGAGGCCAGCAAACCGACGGCGTCCATGAGCTCAGAATCGCTCACCGCGACCATCGCGCCGCCGCTGGAACGTACCGCCTGGAGCACCGCATCGCCGACGGCGGGCCGCAAGACGGCGATCCCGTCGGCCACCGTGGACCCCGGGTCCAGTTCGTCGGGTGCTGGATCGGTTCCCTGCCAGGCGCGCACCAGCGGTTGGCAGGCCCGGGCCTGCACACCGACCAGGCGGGGCTTACTGGCGGCAACTCCACACGCGACCAACTCGGCGAAGCCCTTCTCGAGCGCGGCGAGAGTGGGACCGTCCCCCACCGGAGCGACCATCACGTCCGGCATCCGGCGGCCAAGCTGCTCCCAGATCTCCAGCGCCACGGTCTTCTTGGCCTCGGTCGTCAGCGGATTCACTCCGGTGTTCCGGTCCACCCAGCCGAACTCCTCGACCGCTGCGCGCGAAAGGTCGACGGCGGCCGCGTAGCCATCAGGCACCTGGAACACCCATGCCCCGGCCTGAGTCATCAGTGCGAGTTTGTCCTCCTGACAATCGATCGATACGAAGATCGCTGCCCGCATTCCCGCAGCTGCCGCCCCGAACGCCGTCGCAACTGCGGCGTTGCCCGTCGAAGCCGTCGTGATGGTATCCAGGCCGCGCCGCAACCCGTCCTCAATCACCAGCGCCGTAGCCCGGTCTTTGTTTGACGCCGTCGGGCCCCGGGTCTCATCCTTGATCCACAGGGACGGTGTCCCCAAGGCGACTCTTAGCGCTGGGGCCGGAAGCAGCGGCGTGCCTCCGATGGGCAGGGGGTAACGCACTGGCCCGTCGGACATGGGCAGGAGGTGGCGGTACCGCCACATCGTAAATGGTCCAGGCCCCTCTTCCGGAACCAAACCGGGACCATAGTCGTACTGCAGCCACTCGCACCCGGCGGTACGTACTGAGCCTGTCACTCTGCCCATGCCGGATACGCCTCCTCCCGCGTGTCCGAGCTTTCCACGTTAGCCATACCGACGCAGCTCCGAGAAGAAGCCGTCGATTACGCCGAGCTGGCCGCTGCGGGCAAGTTCGTCGTAGATGTATTTGCCTACTGCCAGGTCGAGCACGCCCAGGCCGAACGGGGAGAACACGATGGGGCGGTCGTCGGCGGGTGAGACCTTGCCTTCCATGACGTCGGCCAGGGTGCCGTCCACGAAGTCCCTGTTGCCGGCCATCTGCTCCACGAGGTGGGCCGACGTTTCGGCTTTCAGGCAGTGGTCGACGTCGTCGAGGATGTTGGTTGAGGCCAGCAGGATTTCCGGGGCGAGGTCGCGCAGGGACACGTGAAGTACCAGCGGGTTGTGATCGAACCACGCCACTTCGTGCACGTGTGGCTGGCCCGCTATGGTGGCGAATACGACGAGGTCGCTGTTTCGTATCAGCTGTTCGGGGCCGTTGTGCACTGTCACCCGGGCTGGCGTGCCGCTGCGTTCAAGGTAGCCCTTGAATCCCTCTGCACTTTCACCTGAGAGGTCGAACACTCCGATGTCGTCGAAGGTCCAGCCGGTTGCGTCCAGGAAGGTGTGGATGTAGCGGGCAATGAGGCCGACCCCGAAGAACCCGATGCTCCGTGGGCGTCTGCGGCCGCGGCTGAGCCAGTCGGCGGCTGCGGCGGCCGATGCAGCCGTCCTGGAGGCGCTGATGATGGAGCTCTCCATGCAGGCGAAGGGGTAGCCTGTGGCCGGGTCGTTGAGGATCAACACTGCGGAGGCGCGGGGTATCCCTGACGCCACGTTGTCCGGGAAGCTGGAGACCCATTTGATGCCGTCGACTCCTATGTCACCTCCAATCGAGGCGGGCAGGGCGATGATGCGAGCGGTGGGCCGGTCCGGGAAGCGCAGGAAGTAGGACGGGGGGTTTACCGAGTCGCCGGCCGCGTGCGTGCGGTAGGTCTGCTCGACCAGCTCGACGAGCTGCTTCTCGCGGCCGCTGAGTACTTCCTGTACCTGTGCCCCGGGAATGACCGCGAACGGCGGGACCGTCTTCGGCTCTGCGGTCGCTGTGACTGGGGAAGTGGCAAATTCTGTCATCGTGCACCGTCCTGGGCGTGGGTGTCGAGATCGAATACGTTGCGCGGTTCGGCCATGCCGACCAGCACCTCCCGCGGCCCCTCATAGGCTTCCCGGCTGTGGGCCATGCGGATGTTGTCGACCAGCATGAGATCCCCTGTCTCCCAGGGGGTGCGGAGGGTGTGGGTCTCGTAGGTATCGTTCAGGAGGGCGATGATGTCCTCGCCGATCGGTTCGCCGTTGCCGAAGCGGGTGTTGAACGGCAGCCCGTCCGGGCCGTAGACGTCCACGAGGTACTCCCGCACTTCGGGAGCGATCGTCCATTCGCTCAGGAAGGCGATCTGGTTGAACCAGCAGCGTTGGCCGGTCAGGGGGTGTCGGATTAGGGCGGGGCGCCGTTGCCGGGTGCGGAGCTCTCCGTCGGGTTGCCACTGGAACTCAATGGCGTGGGTGTGGCAGTACTCCTCGACGCCGGCGCGGTCGGCCACCCCGAACGCTTCCTCGTAGGAGGCACCGATGTCCTCGTTGAAGCTGCGGGCGAGCAGCCATCCCTCGCTTTCGAACCGCTCGACGATGTTCGGGGGCAGGGCATTGAGCACGGCGCGGGAGTCGGCCACGCCGGTTACGCCACCGGCGCTGGGTGCGTGGAGGCAGGCGAAGAGCATCAGGCCGGGGAACTCGAGCGCGTAGCTGAGCTCGTGGTGCATGCACATGGGCTGGTTAGCGGGCCATTTCAGGGACGAGTAGACGCCGTCGAGGTAGGGTTGCCGTGCGGCGAAGGCCTCCCGGTCCGGCATGAGCCCGTCCGGGGCCAGCCGGTGAAAGACATCGGCGACTTCGGCTGGATCCCGGAGGGCGAGACCGCGTACCAGCACGGCGCCGTGCTCCGCTACCGCCGTGCGCAGGGATTCCTGGTGCTGTTCGGCCCACTGGACGGGGTTGTGGCCGTCCGCGACGGTGAGCATTGGTGGCTGGCCGGCTTGGCGTTCCAGGTCGAACTGGAGTCTGGGTGAAGGCGACGGCATCAGAGGTCCTTTCGTTTCACGGGTAGCGGGTGGGGGCGGCCGACAGGTCTTCCCACCGGGGCCATGGAGTCGGGCCCGGCGGCGGCTGGTGCCGGACGGGGTGCGGGCGGAACGGCAGTGTCTGCCGGGGAAGCGGCCTCGAGCAGGGCTGCCAGGTCCGACAGGACGGGCGTCTGCATGATGTCCTTGATCGACACTGCGCGCTTGAGCAGGACGGCGAGTTTCACTGCGGACAGCGAGGTCCCACCCAGCGCAAAGAAGGAGTCCTGTCCGCCGATCCTGGCCGCTGGCAGTCCGAGCACGCTCGCCCAGGCCCCGGCGAGCCGCTGCTCGGCGGCTGAGAGGGCTTCGGTGGCGGACAGGGCGTCAGTGACGTTGCCGGCCTCGGGAACGATGTCCTGCGCCGTACTGGCCAGGGACTTCCGGTCGATCTTCCCGTTGCCGGTCAGAGGCAGGCTCTCCTGCCACCGGTACGAGGACGGGACCATGTACTCCGGTACCTGCGAGGCGATCTGCTTGCGCAACTCGGCGATCTCGAGTGGCCGCCTGCCCGAGTAGAAGGCCACGAGGAACTTGGCCTGATCGGCGCCCTCACCGACGACGACGGCGCCGTCGCGCACTCCGGGCACGCGAAGCAGGGCATTCTCGATCTCTCCGATTTCGATCCGGAATCCCCTGATCTTCACCTGGTTGTCGCGCCGTCCCAGGAAATCGAGCTTTCCGTCCGGCATCCACCGGCCATAATCACCGGTACGGCAGATGCGCTCACCGGCACGGTTCGGATCGGGGCCGAACATCGCGGCGGTCCGCTCTGCATCGTTGACGTACCCGCGGCCCACGCACACGCCGGAGAACACAATCAGCCCAGGCGCGCCGAGCGGTACCGGGCTGCCGAACTCGTCGACCACGTCAACGTGTACATTGTTGATCGGTCTTCCGAGGGGCACCCGTGGCCCTGCCGGGGCCCGGTCCATGATCTCGTGGACCGCGTCGTCCGACGTCTCGGTGAGCCCATACGTGTTCACGACCGGAACATCAGGGTAGAGCGCGAACCAGCGCTGGACGAGCTCCTTCTTCAGGAAGTCCCCGGTGGGGCACACGCAGTGCAGGTCCGGCAGCTTCCGCGGGTTTTGCTCCAGGTAAGACACGATGACCTCAAGGTATGACGGAACAACCTGGATCACGCCCGCCCGCCCGTCCACGACCGTGTCAACGAACCGCTCGGCGTCAAGGATCGCGTCCTGGTCCACGAACAGGGTCCGCCCGCCAACGAGCAGGGCCGCCACCAGCTGCCACACCGAGATGTCGAAGCATTGTGGACCGGTTTGGGGGATGACTTCGCCTTCGCGCAC contains these protein-coding regions:
- the sbnB gene encoding 2,3-diaminopropionate biosynthesis protein SbnB — protein: MTEFATSPVTATAEPKTVPPFAVIPGAQVQEVLSGREKQLVELVEQTYRTHAAGDSVNPPSYFLRFPDRPTARIIALPASIGGDIGVDGIKWVSSFPDNVASGIPRASAVLILNDPATGYPFACMESSIISASRTAASAAAAADWLSRGRRRPRSIGFFGVGLIARYIHTFLDATGWTFDDIGVFDLSGESAEGFKGYLERSGTPARVTVHNGPEQLIRNSDLVVFATIAGQPHVHEVAWFDHNPLVLHVSLRDLAPEILLASTNILDDVDHCLKAETSAHLVEQMAGNRDFVDGTLADVMEGKVSPADDRPIVFSPFGLGVLDLAVGKYIYDELARSGQLGVIDGFFSELRRYG
- a CDS encoding amino acid adenylation domain-containing protein is translated as MVVLSDEQRDFWRAMLAGGGRTALPRWTPDPHPGLDEHHENIPHDLMGTLSRLVDGLGTTPDVLLLAAHAKVVAVLAGEREVIIGYAAVPGRQPVPCRLTTEPTSWRALLTEAGRRERECRQHLEAGGYGDRLDGLCQELNLSRPLFETVLDPRDALRELAEDTVLQVAISQGITGSRLRLRYRTDALDAAAAARIAGYHVAALKAIAADPDEEHARVCLLAPEELRLQLEELAGPKRELPDLRVHEIFEQRTESGPEAVAAIHGESRLTYRELNARANRLGRALQARGLDQEAVVTVVMERNLDWMVTVLAIWKAGLAYLPLEPHFPPERMATAISRAESPLVITERASTATLDQALAALPEVEELFIEDLAAEDHAEGNLGVVVAPDQLAYILFTSGSTGQPKGVMCEHAGMLNHMYAKIEDLGVREGEVIPQTGPQCFDISVWQLVAALLVGGRTLFVDQDAILDAERFVDTVVDGRAGVIQVVPSYLEVIVSYLEQNPRKLPDLHCVCPTGDFLKKELVQRWFALYPDVPVVNTYGLTETSDDAVHEIMDRAPAGPRVPLGRPINNVHVDVVDEFGSPVPLGAPGLIVFSGVCVGRGYVNDAERTAAMFGPDPNRAGERICRTGDYGRWMPDGKLDFLGRRDNQVKIRGFRIEIGEIENALLRVPGVRDGAVVVGEGADQAKFLVAFYSGRRPLEIAELRKQIASQVPEYMVPSSYRWQESLPLTGNGKIDRKSLASTAQDIVPEAGNVTDALSATEALSAAEQRLAGAWASVLGLPAARIGGQDSFFALGGTSLSAVKLAVLLKRAVSIKDIMQTPVLSDLAALLEAASPADTAVPPAPRPAPAAAGPDSMAPVGRPVGRPHPLPVKRKDL
- a CDS encoding acyl-protein synthetase, coding for MLSLLQMLGDVSKAHVQSPDGWARSVTDVVRDAAIYHQAGNGFYRAQCDALGVDPAAINDIRDLQDLPLLPVAMFKRPDAQVLLTCSLADVETETRSSGTRGVQSVAPRNSETLTRALVGLTGTYREFFSLSGGAGLFLNPSDPEASEMGLLKDLNLLNSVFDHHTYLVADEAFDAGEALEHLRRWKGHMTRHIVSPPFLIGRLLRFLEREEINVRMDPYSMIITLGGWKRHTAEAIPDEGFRQRCHDLLGVREENVRDMYGMIESNMLAVECHLHRKHVPPWCYISIRDPGQGGKELAPGETGTIAILDALSTSYPGFLLTDDMGDVETGTCGCGRTGQVINFRRRGQGGALGHCPVSIERYLGSGTTAEAEAAALLGRVTVMETTDPWNWQLPSPEPARS
- a CDS encoding pyridoxal-phosphate dependent enzyme, producing MGRVTGSVRTAGCEWLQYDYGPGLVPEEGPGPFTMWRYRHLLPMSDGPVRYPLPIGGTPLLPAPALRVALGTPSLWIKDETRGPTASNKDRATALVIEDGLRRGLDTITTASTGNAAVATAFGAAAAGMRAAIFVSIDCQEDKLALMTQAGAWVFQVPDGYAAAVDLSRAAVEEFGWVDRNTGVNPLTTEAKKTVALEIWEQLGRRMPDVMVAPVGDGPTLAALEKGFAELVACGVAASKPRLVGVQARACQPLVRAWQGTDPAPDELDPGSTVADGIAVLRPAVGDAVLQAVRSSGGAMVAVSDSELMDAVGLLASTAGVGAEPAGAASLAGLRSALREGLVNRNETVVVLVTGREIKAAGSPSRGRVAVADRLDDVRQAFGRVPL
- a CDS encoding TauD/TfdA family dioxygenase, coding for MPSPSPRLQFDLERQAGQPPMLTVADGHNPVQWAEQHQESLRTAVAEHGAVLVRGLALRDPAEVADVFHRLAPDGLMPDREAFAARQPYLDGVYSSLKWPANQPMCMHHELSYALEFPGLMLFACLHAPSAGGVTGVADSRAVLNALPPNIVERFESEGWLLARSFNEDIGASYEEAFGVADRAGVEEYCHTHAIEFQWQPDGELRTRQRRPALIRHPLTGQRCWFNQIAFLSEWTIAPEVREYLVDVYGPDGLPFNTRFGNGEPIGEDIIALLNDTYETHTLRTPWETGDLMLVDNIRMAHSREAYEGPREVLVGMAEPRNVFDLDTHAQDGAR